The DNA segment CTTTAGTTATCCCACAAGGACAGAAAGGTTCGAGCACAGGGTAAAGAAGATGAGACAAGAAAAGTGTAGAACTGATTTTCAGTGACATTGCAGCCTaagtagaaaatgtatttaaaccatGAGAGCAGTTTCCTCTAATGTTTTACACTAGCTAACTATCTATAATGATGTCcagtagacaaaaaaaatcaacaaataatgaacacatttaCATCTTTATTATACATGACAATAGAGGACAACAAATCTGAGGCAAAACAGGCCAGGAAAACAAATCtgcaagaagaaagaaagactgattagatgtatataataataataataataataataataatattagtgatcattagcagtagtagtagtgtgAATTAAAGATAAGATGAGTGGTCTTTGCAGCCTGATACTGATCATTTAATGAGCATTTAACTTTTCAGGTgaagaaaatatcacatcatACTTGATGTGTAAATACGATGTAATCAGTAGGAACTTAAGCATTAAGAGTGTTGCTTACAAATTAGGGCTCATTACTCCAGTCCATTGCTTGTTTTGTATTCCTGCACATCGCTCCAGTGTTTTTTgaacagctaaaaaaaacaacataatttTTGTGCCTATTCAGTaacttaaaatatgtattatttctaaaaaataaaataaaaactctttaaGAGGCTCAACTATGATTCTGTGAAGATTACCATCATCCACAGGAGAGCTGTGGTTCCGAAAGCCATGCCCACTCTCAGCATGTTCGGTTTGGAAGGATCCGGCTTGGTCGCAGTGAAAGCGTTCCTGCTCACGACTGGAGAAGGAAAACAGAAGATTTCAAACTTATCGTCATGCCAcagtttgataaaaaaaaagaataaaaggcaAAATGGAGAAATATTTCAGCAAAGCAATCTGCTTTAACgacaaaaatataattatatttcttaaaatgaatgaaaaaaacacaatatgaTATTAGATacatgatataaaataaatatacagcagGAGCGCACATAAAATATAtgagaaatatataataaatatatatttatatatctctatatagttataaatatacatgtatatatctctatatagttacaaatatacatttatatctctatatagttataaatataaatttatttatctctatacagttataaacatacatttatttacctcTATATAGTtacaaatatacatttatatctctatatagttataaatatatattcatatgtctctatataaaatatgtaacaCGTTACAAGTATATAATagaacaataatagtaataatgttgGGGGTTCTGAGGCAAAACTGCTACAATGAACCTAAGCTAGGCTAGGCTAGGCTAAGCTAGGCCAGGCTATGCTAAGCTAGGCTAGGCTAGGCTAGGCTAAGCGATAAGGTACAGGATAAACTAAGGTCAGCCATACAGGCCTAGCTAGATAATATAAtcgaataaaaacatttacacatatttaactTTGGTAACACGTATGAACAACACGTCCCAACACACATCTATACTCACTCTTATGTAAAGTCGGAGTTCGCAATAATAACCGCCCGAGAGACATTTTGACACAGAGCATAAGGACGAGCTGCTCGATCAGATCAGTGGAAGATTAAACTCGTCTGAATGacaagtcaaacacacacagagcaatcgATTTAGCTTTAAAGTGATGCTGAAAACGAGCATGAGAAAAAATACATAAGAAGTAATAAGTTATAAAGGCTTAATTAATGCATTCAAAAGACAGAATCGTGAACAGCAGTAGTTCTCAAACTACTTGTAACCTATTCATATGTAGTATATCGATGCTCTACATCAACCCAATCCACAATCATTAATTAATCATGTTGTAGAAATAATATTCTTCACCTTTAGGCTGTCAGTTCGATTCAGTgaccagaaaaaaagaaactatagCTTCTCCCTAACAGGGTTTAATCTGAATAGTGATTTAGGACCTTGATATTCACTGTATGGCCCAAAGTTTATGGACACCTGCTCATCACATCCATCTGTGCTTGTTAAACATCCCATTCCACATTTATTCCCtttgttattataataagaTCTGCTCCTCTGCGAAGGCTTTCCAATAGatggatgtatcctgccttgatgcccgatgacgcctgagatatgcacacctgtgacccgagaagttcagaaaagcggttgaaaatgaatgaatgaatgaatgaatgaatattgacTATGATAATAAGAGTAATACTGACTATATCATCTGAAATGTGGATTGCACCACAGTAAAATGTACTAAAGTAAAAAGTCACGTAACTAATAAATTTGATTATCAACTTGATAAATAACTCAACCAATGTAAAGTTAATTACgaaataaatgttaaagataacaacaatatattattaatttttgtttttatgacgcacttgtatgttttatatgaacactggcaaaaatgaaaatgactactattaataataatagtaacaacaacaacaacaataataataataacagtaataataaaagtcataaaataataataacagtaataac comes from the Tachysurus fulvidraco isolate hzauxx_2018 chromosome 17, HZAU_PFXX_2.0, whole genome shotgun sequence genome and includes:
- the ndufc1 gene encoding NADH dehydrogenase [ubiquinone] 1 subunit C1, mitochondrial isoform X2, which produces MLCVKMSLGRLLLRTPTLHKIVSRNAFTATKPDPSKPNMLRVGMAFGTTALLWMMLFKKHWSDVQEYKTSNGLE
- the ndufc1 gene encoding NADH dehydrogenase [ubiquinone] 1 subunit C1, mitochondrial isoform X1, whose translation is MATRLFSGTIRCLRMRIDCSSLPVVSRNAFTATKPDPSKPNMLRVGMAFGTTALLWMMLFKKHWSDVQEYKTSNGLE